The following coding sequences are from one Capsicum annuum cultivar UCD-10X-F1 chromosome 3, UCD10Xv1.1, whole genome shotgun sequence window:
- the LOC107865958 gene encoding uncharacterized protein At1g28695, with product MDHPKNRVVIGHSHHIIMYIILLFGLLVISIIILTSQSNIPFFPLQLSISNPSKPLHEQVNYYKDDLERALAGASTENKTVIITVVNKAYVEGDHNNKPMLDLFLDGFWHGEDTRELVNHLLIVSMDQTSYERCKFLHLHCYKLQTDGVDFAGEKLFMSQDFIKMMWRRTLFLGDVLKRGYNFIFTDTDVLWLRNPFLNLYSNKIIDLQISTDKFNGSQWSEGNPINTGFYMIKSNIKTIALLDAWYAGKDKATGWKDQDVLIKLMNDGLFKYLGLTVRFLDTLYFSGFCDDSKDVNVVVTVHANCCRSISAKLADLTAVLHDWRRFKNTPIANQTSTSGWTQHVNCWDSWKN from the exons ATGGATCACCCAAAAAATCGAGTCGTAATTGGTCATAGTCACCATATTATTATGTATATCATTCTGTTATTTGGTCTACTTGTTATTTCTATTATCATCTTGACTTCACAAAGCAACATCCCCTTCTTCCCTTTGCAACTCTCAATCTCCAACCCCTCAAAAccg CTACATGAGCAGGTGAATTATTATAAAGATGATCTTGAACGAGCATTGGCGGGAGCATCAACAGAGAACAAGACGGTAATAATAACTGTGGTAAATAAAGCATACGTAGAAGGAGATCATAATAACAAGCCAATGCTAGATCTATTCTTAGATGGTTTTTGGCATGGAGAAGACACCAGGGAATTAGTGAATCACCTTTTGATTGTTTCCATGGATCAAACCTCTTATGAACGGTGCAAATTCCTACATCTTCATTGTTACAAGCTCCAAACGGACGGTGTCGATTTTGCTGGAGAAAAATTATTCATGTCTCAAGATTTTATCAAGATGATGTGGAGAAGAACTTTGTTCTTGGGTGATGTTCTTAAAAGAGGTTACAACTTCATCTTTACG GACACTGATGTGTTATGGCTTAGGAATCCATTTCTAAACTTGTACTCGAATAAAATTATAGACCTTCAAATCAGTACAGACAAGTTCAACGGAAGTCAATGGTCTGAAGGTAATCCAATAAACACAGGTTTCTACATGATCAAATCAAACATCAAAACCATTGCATTGTTGGATGCTTGGTATGCTGGAAAAGACAAAGCCACAGGATGGAAAGATCAAGATGTTTTGATCAAGTTAATGAATGATGGACTGTTCAAATATTTGGGCCTTACTGTTAGGTTCTTGGACACCCTTTATTTCAGCGGTTTTTGTGACGATAGTAAAGATGTTAATGTTGTTGTGACTGTTCATGCCAATTGTTGTCGGAGTATAAGTGCCAAATTGGCTGATCTAACGGCTGTCCTTCATGATTGGAGAAGATTTAAAAATACGCCGATTGCGAATCAGACATCGACATCTGGATGGACTCAACATGTGAACTGTTGGGATTCttggaaaaactaa